The following are from one region of the Endozoicomonas sp. 4G genome:
- a CDS encoding type II toxin-antitoxin system HicB family antitoxin gives MLFRVGIETPKDDDTAYSIIIPALCNEHYTTVSAADTFEEIVPMTREAAFSMMQEMALSGDLDIVAIAEANQQDYSKDPEYTDFNEWAFVDIDLDGLVGAQKLTNIAPCGLIRIESPSR, from the coding sequence ATGTTATTCAGAGTAGGCATCGAGACACCGAAAGATGATGACACTGCTTACAGCATCATCATTCCGGCACTGTGCAACGAACATTATACAACCGTGTCAGCGGCAGACACGTTTGAAGAAATTGTACCCATGACCAGAGAAGCCGCCTTTTCAATGATGCAGGAAATGGCACTGTCTGGTGATCTTGACATAGTCGCCATTGCCGAAGCAAACCAACAAGACTACAGCAAAGATCCTGAGTACACAGACTTTAATGAATGGGCTTTTGTGGATATAGACCTCGATGGCTTAGTTGGCGCACAAAAGCTTACCAATATTGCACCATGTGGCCTGATACGAATTGAAAGCCCATCCCGGTAG
- a CDS encoding aminodeoxychorismate/anthranilate synthase component II: MLLMIDNYDSFTWNLVQYFGELGQEVAVHRNDQITLEQIEALNPESIIISPGPCTPNEAGISMATIAHFSDKKPILGVCLGHQSMGQVFGGKVVRARHVMHGKVSPVYHNSRGVFTDLPNPVTTTRYHSLVIEKESLPDCFEITAWTQHEDGSMDEIMGIRHKTLPLEGVQFHPESIMTDRGHDMLDNFLKQ; encoded by the coding sequence ATGCTCTTAATGATCGACAACTATGATTCATTCACCTGGAATCTGGTGCAATACTTTGGCGAACTGGGCCAGGAAGTGGCCGTCCATCGTAACGACCAGATAACGTTGGAACAGATCGAAGCCCTTAATCCGGAAAGCATCATCATCTCACCAGGCCCCTGCACACCCAATGAGGCCGGTATTTCGATGGCAACCATTGCACACTTCAGTGACAAAAAACCCATACTGGGCGTCTGTCTGGGACACCAGAGCATGGGTCAGGTCTTTGGTGGTAAAGTGGTTCGGGCCCGGCACGTCATGCACGGAAAAGTTTCACCCGTCTATCATAACAGCCGGGGGGTTTTCACAGACCTGCCCAACCCGGTCACAACCACTCGCTATCACTCTCTTGTCATTGAAAAAGAAAGCTTGCCAGACTGTTTTGAAATCACCGCCTGGACCCAGCACGAAGACGGAAGCATGGATGAAATCATGGGGATTCGCCACAAAACCCTGCCCCTGGAAGGCGTCCAGTTTCACCCGGAATCCATCATGACCGACCGTGGCCATGACATGCTGGACAACTTTCTTAAACAATAA